The DNA region TCGGGGGCGAAGGTCACCACCTTGATCACGGGCCTGAACTCCTCCAGCAGGTCCGGATCCGGGGCGGCGATGAACTTGGGGTCCTGGGCGCCGGGCCTCTCGGGGCTTATGAAGGGCCCCTCCAGGTGGGCCCCCAGTATCCTGGCCCCCGGCTGGGGGGATTCCATTGCCCGGCCCACGTTGGCCAGGATGAGGCGGATCTGCTCCCGGGGGAGCGTCATGGTGGCGGGCAGGAAGGAGGTGATGCCGTGCCTTGCGAGGGCCTCCGACATGGCCATCAGGGCCTCCGGGGTGCCGTCACAACCGTCGAAGCCCGCTATGCCGTGGATGTGCAGGTCCACCATCCCGGGGGTGAGCAGGAGGCCGTCCCCCGGGATGGTCTCCGCCCCGGGGACATCCGGGGATCCGGGGATCACCTGGCGGATCACCCGGTCGAATACCACCGTGGCCTCCATTGTGTCTCCGGTGGAGGTCAGGACCCGGACTCCTCGCAAGGCCTTCATGGCTATCCTCCTAGCCCTTGAGGCGCCTCTTGATGGCGCCGGCTATCAGGTCCGCCTTGGTGCCCACCACTATCTGCATGTCCCGGTCGTTGGGCCTTATGATCCCCGTGGCTCCCAGGCGGCGGATCTCCTCCTCCAGGACCAGCTTGCCGTCCTTGACGGTGAGGCGTAGCCGGGTTATGCAGGAGTCAAGGGTGGCGATGTTGGCCGCCCCGCCGAGGCTGTCGATGTAGAGCTTGGCCAGCTGGTCTATCTCCTCCGGGGTGGAGGCGGAGGCGGTCCTGCCCGAGGCGGCCTCCTCCCGGCCGGGGGTCTTGAGGTCCATGGCCTTGATCATGAAGACGAAGAGGAAGTAGTAGACCGCGCCGAAGGCCAGCCCTATGGGTATCAGCATGAAGGGCTTGGTGGCCAGGCCGTAGTTGAGGAAGTAGTCTATGGCGCCGGCGGAGAATCCGAAGCCGTGGTGGATGCCCAGGGCCTCGCAGATGGCCAGGGATACGCCAGTGAGGATGGAGTGGGCCACGTAGAGGGCCGGGGCCAGGAACATGAAGGCGAACTCGATGGGCTCCGTGATGCCCGTGAGGAAGGAGGTGAGTGCCACGCTGAGGAGGATGCCGCTCACCGCCTTGCGGTTCTCGGACCTGGCGGTGGTGTACATGGCCAGCGCCGCGGCGGGGAGGGCGAACATCATTATGGGGTAGAAGCCGGTCATGAAGGTGCCCGCGGTGGGGTCTCCGGCGAAGAACCTGGAGAGGTCACCGGTCACCACCTTGCCCGCCTTGTCGGTGAAGGAGCCGAACACGAACCAGACCATGCTGTTTATCACGTGGTGCAGTCCGAAGGGCAGGAGGAGCCTGTTGAGGGCCCCGAAGGCGAAGGCGCCAATGAGGCCCGCTCCCACGATCCAGTTGCCTACCCCGTGGATGGCCTGCTGGATGGGGGGCCAGATGAACCCGAAGATGAGGGCCAGCACGATGCTGACCCCGGCGGAGGCGATGGGGACGAAGCGCTTGCCGCCGAAGAAGCCCAGGAAGTCCGGTAGCTTGATGTGGTGGAACCGGTTGTAGAGCTGGCCCGCCACTATGCCGGAGAGGATCCCCGCCAGGACCCCCATGTTGATGTCCTTGTTGATGGTCACCATGGCCTTGGTGAGGGTCAGGTAGCCCACCGCCCCCGCCAGGGCGGCGGCGCCGGCCCCGTCGAAGGCGAAGCCCACCGCCACCCCTATGGCGAACACCAGGGGCAGGTTGTCGAATATGGCTCCGCCGGCCTGCATGATCCTGCATGATGAAGGGTATGTCCAGCACGTCCGAGGCACCGAGTCGCAGCAACAGCGCCGCGGCGGGCAGCACCGCCACGGGGAGCATCAGCGCCTTGCCCAGCTTCTGAAGACCTCCAAACATCTCTCTCTACCTCCTTGATCTGGCATGTCTAGCTCGAAGGGGTCTCCCCCTAGGGCCCTATATGGAGAAGGTGATCTCGTAGAGGAACCTCTTGCCCCGGTATATGCACTTGGAGAACTCCAGCGGAAGGCCCGTCTCGTCCAGGGCCACCCGCCGGAAGAGGAGCACCGGGCACCGGGGGGGCACCTCCAACATCCTGGCCTCGTAGTCGCTGGCCAGCACCGGCTCGATGGTCTGCCGGGCCAGCACCGGCGGCCGACGCAGGTGCTCCCGGAAGAGCCGGTAGAGGGAGTCCCCCTCCAGTAGCTCCCGGGAGAGGTCCGGGAACCGCTCCTTGGGGATCCAGGCGTGCTCCAGGGAGAAGGGTTCCTCCTCCACCAGTCGGAGCCGCAGCACGCTCAGTACCGGGGAGCCCTTCTGGATCATGAGCCTCTCGGGCAGGCTCCCGTCCGCCGCCTCCTCCTCGAAGGAGATGATCACCGTCCTGGAGGACAGCCCCGCCTCCCGGATGTTGTCCGTGAAGCCCCCCAGCCGGGAGGAGCTGCACGGGGGCTTGGGCTGGGCCACGAAGGTGCCTATGCCCCGCTGTCTCACCAGGACCCCCTCGTTTACCAGGGCGGAGACCGCCTTGGCGGCGGTCATGCGGCTTATCTGGTAGATCTCGCACAGCTCCCTCTCGGAGGGGATGGGATCTCCGGGCTTCAGCTCCCCCTGCTCGATCTTCCGGAGGAGCCGCTCCTTCAGCTGGTAGTAGAGGGGCACCGGGCTCTCCTTGTGAAGGGTCAAGGCCACACCTCCAATGTCATCATGTTGTCATGTGGACTATACCACCTCCGGGGGTCCCCTTCAAGGGGCCCTCAACGCCCCGGGGGGTGGTATGATGGGCTGGCTTGTCGGAGGTGATGGATGTGAAGCTTCTCTGTCGTTGCGTGCTCCTCCTGGCCCTGGTGGCCCTCACGTGTCCATCCCGGGCCCTGGCCCAGGGGGAGTCGTTCCTGGTGCGGATCCCACTGGAGGTGGGACGTCAGGCTCGGGTTGAGGTGGAGGGGATATCCATGCAGGTGGGGCGGGTGGAGTCGGTGCCCTCCAGGCCCCAAATGAACGCCTTCGGGGCCTCCAAGTGGGGGCAACCCGGCACGGTGGTGGCCACGGCGGTGAACGCGGTGCATCTGCTGTTGGGCAAGAGGGAAGGCCGGGGAGTGATCGTTAGCCTGTTGCCGTCCTACACCGTGGCCCCTGCTTCCCGTCCGTTCAGCGCGGTGGTGGTGGACGGGGTGGGTGGTAGCGGCCTCTTCGGCGCCTACGCACCGCCGGTGGGCACCCGGGTCTGGGCGGTCCTCCGGGACGGGAGCCACGTGCCCTTGAGCGAGGAGGTCCTGAAGGACGCGGTGGAGATCCGCTATCGGGTGTCGCCCCCCGAGGGGGCCCCGCTCTGGGTGGAGATCGAGAACCGGCTGGGGGGCAAGGTCCGGGGGGTCTACCAGTCGGGTGTCAAGTTGATAGGGGAGGTGGTTCACCCGGTGGGGGGCATAGGGGTCTTCGAGGGTAGCCACTACCAGGGGGTTGGTAGGATAAGGGCCAACCATCCGGGGGTGGTGTGCGTCTCCACCTCGCCGCCGGGGATGATGGGGGGCTTCCAGGTCGTCCCGGAGGAGCATGCCCTGTCGGCGGAGATGAGATCTGCCTGGTACGAGCCCCAGTGGTTGATCATAAGGGGCCAGGGACCCCTGGCAGGTAGGCCTCCCCTCTTCTCAGGCTTCCTGGTGCCGGGCCCCTCCGAGAGGGACCTTAAGGGAAGGTACCTGACCCCCCTTCTGATCCCTTCGGTTAAGGTGCGGATCGATGGGGGGGATTGGGTGGATATGCCTCCGGCGTGCACCCCGGAGGAGGGGGCCATCCTGCGGCGGGTAACCCACCTGAGGATCCTGTACCCCATGGAGGAGGCGGAGCCCCAGTGGGTACCCGATCAGGGGGAGCAGGAGGCCCCGGGGGACTCGGTGTCCCCCTAGCTCAGCAGGGCCAGCAGGAGCCCCCCCGCCAGGACGGAGCCTATCTGGCCCGACACGTTGGCCCCCACGGCGTGCATCAGGAGGAAGTTCCCTGGGTCTGCCTCCTGGCCCAGCTTCTGGATGGTCCGGGCGGACATGGGGAAGGCGGAGATCCCCGCGGCGCCCACCATGGGGTTCACCTTCAGGTGCTTGGGGAGGAACAGGTTTAGCCCCTTGGCCATCAGGATACCGCAGGCGGTGTCGAGCACGAAGGCCACAAGCCCCATGGAGATTATGAGCAACGTGGATGGATTCACGAACCGCTCCCCCGTCATGGTGGCCGCTATGGTGAAGCCCAGCAGGATGGTCACTATGTTGGCCAGCTCGTTCTGGGCCGCCTGGGATAGCCGTTCGGTGACGCCGCTTACCCTGAGCAGGTTGCCGAACATGAGGAATCCTATGAGGGCTGCGGATGGGGGGGCCACTATGGAGGCCGCCACGGTTATGACTATGGGGAAGGCGATCAGCTTGAATCGGGAAACGTCCCTTTGGACGTAGGTCATCCTCATGGCCCGCTCGGATCGGGTGGTGAGGAGCTTGATCACCGGAGGCTGTATTAGGGGTACCAGGGCCATGTAGGTGTAGGCCGCCACCGATATGGGGCCCAAAAGGTGCGGGGCGAACCGGTTGGAGACGTATATGGAGGTGGGCCCGTCGGCGGCACCTATTATGCCGATGGAGGCCGCCTCGTTGATGTCGAAGCCCATGAGTAGCGCCAGCCCCATGGTGAGGAAAATGCCCCCCTGGGCCGCCAGGCCGAAGACGAACATCCTGGGGTTGGAGATGAGGGGTGAGAAGTCGCACATGGCCCCAACTGCGATGAAAATGAGCAGCGGGAACAGCTCCGTGGCGATACCCAGGTTGAAGAGCAGCGAAAGCGCCCCCTCGGAGAGCTTGCCGTCCACCAGCTGGTCCAGGGCGGAGCTGAAGGGGATGTTCACCAGGATGGTGCCGAACCCCATGGACAACAGCAGGTTGGGCTCAAAGTCCTTGACCACCGCCAGGTATATGAGCCCCAGCCCCACCAGGATCATGACCAGCTCCTTGTAGGTGAAGGCCGATAGGGTCTTCCCGAAGTACAGCAGAAGTTGGTGAGCCATATCCAATTTTGAACCTCCCTTTCTGGTTTTCGAACCCCAATTTTGCACCCCCGGGGCGGAGTTGTAAACCCGCATAGGCTAGGCATTTTCGCCGTTGCGGCCCCGGGGCCCTTGGAAGATAATATGCCCACCTTAGAACCCTTTGGGAGGTTTTGCGAACATGATCCGAGCCCTTTTCATGGCCCTGGCAGGCCTGGTGCTACCCCTTATCCTGGTCCCCGGGGCGGTGGGCTCCGAGGGGGTCCCCGCGGAGCAGAGGGCCGTCGAAGTGCCCCTCTACGTGTCCACCCTGGGGGATAGGCCGGTGAGGTTCGGCTCCGCCATCCAGGACGGGGAGAGGCTCCTCTTCCCGTTGAGCGTCCTGCGCCGCACCGGGGCCAACGTGGCCTTCAACCAGGAGTCGAAGCTGGTGGTCATGGAGGTCCAACGGAGCCCGCTAATCGATTTCCCGGTGCCGGCGGAGGGCATGAGGCTCACCGCCCCGGGCCGGTCGGTGAACGGCGACGTTTACATGGACGTGGCGGGCTTCGAGCCCGTTCTTGGCATCGCCTTCCAGCCCCTGGATGACGGGGTGGTGCTCATGAGGGCCTCATCCAGGGGGGAGCTGCCCCTCAGGTCCCCCCTGGGGAACCAGATCCAGCACCCCTTCTCCCTGGTCTGGGACCCCCTCTACAGGACCGATCCCCACCAGGACCCCTCTTTCCCCCCCGTGTCGGTGGTCTCCCCATCCTGGTTCAGGATCCGCCCCGACGGGGAGGTGGAGTTCAAGGGCCGGGCCTCCTACGTGGAGGGGGCCCACCGGCTGGGGGCCCAGGTGTGGCCCCTGGTGAACAACGGCTTCGATCCCTCCGCCACCAAGACGTTCCTCAACGACCCTGCGGCGGTGAACCGGGCGGTGGCACGACTGGCCGCCTATGCGATGCTCTTCGGGGTCGATGGCTTCAACCTGGACTTCGAGAACATGGATCCCGCAGACCGGGACGCCTACAGCGCCTTCGTCCAGGCGGTGGCGGAGCGGATGCGCCCCCTGGGGCGCAAGACCTCGGTGGACGTCACCGTGGAGTCCACCAGCGCCTTCTGGTCCCGGTGCTACGACCGGCGGGCCCTGGGGGAGGCGGCGGACTACGTGATGGTGATGACCTACGACGAGCACTGGGGCCGCAGCCCCGTGGCGGGCTCCGTGGCGTCCCTTCCCTGGGTCCAGCGGGGGGTGGAGGGGCTGCTTAGGAGCGTCCCGGCGGAGAAGCTCCTGCTGGGGCTCCCCTTCTACACCCGGGAGTGGGAGGAGACCCAGACCCAGTCGGGGGTCAAGGTGAGGTCCAAGGCCCTCTCCATGGCCGCCGCGGAGGCCCGGGTCCGGGATAACTCCGCATCCCTCACCTGGCTGGAGGAGGCGGGGCAGATGTACGCGGAGTACAGGAGCGGGGGCAAGCGCTACCGCATATGGCTGGAGGACGAGAGGTCCCTGGCCCTTAAGTCCTCCCTGGTGCCCCGGTACGGCCTGGCGGGGGTGGCCGCCTGGCGGCGGGGCTTCGAGCGCCCCGAGGTGTGGGCGGCGATCCACAACACCATCGGCGCCGCCGCCGCCAGATCGAGAGTGTCAACCGCACAGTAATATAGGTTGACATATTCCCCAAGGGGGGCTAAACTTGCCACATCCCGGGCTCAGCCCGTAAATGGGGGTGTGGCAAGTTGCATTCCATAAGCGCTTCTTCCTCTAGGACCAGGCATTGGGTTTTGGCGGGGCTCTTCGCCGCCCTGACCGCGGTTGGGGCCTTCATCCGGATCCCCATCCCTTACGTCCCCTTCACGCTCCAGTTCTTCTTCTGCGCCCTGTCGGGGATCCTGCTGGGCTCCCGGTGGGGCTTCGCCTCCCAGGTGATCTACGTCCTCATGGGGCTTTCTGGCCTTCCGGTCTTCACCGCCGGCGGCGGCCCCTCCTACGTCTTCCAGCCCACCTTCGGCTACCTGGTGGGCTTCTGCCTCGGGGGGTACCTGACGGGGCTCATCTGGGAGAGGGCCAAAGCAAGGAACTTCCTGTGGGCCTACCTGGCGGCCCTGGGGGGCCTTGCGGTGATCTACCTGGTGGGGGTCCCGTACCTGTGGATGATCGTGGACATGTACCTGGGCAAGGGGCGCGGAGTGGCCTGGGCGGTCAAGGTGGGTTTCCTGACCCCCATAGGCGGGGACCTGGTGCTGTGCGCCCTGATCGCCATGGTGGCCCTCCGGCTCGATAAGCTGGGTGTCCGGCTGGTGAGGGGGTAGGGTCGTGTCCCTGGCCATCTCCGCCGCCCGGTCGGTCCTGTGCGGCGGGTCCATCCATGTGGAGGATGCGCTGGAGCTGCTCTCCTGTCCCCTGGAGGAGCTGGAGGAGGGGGCCCGCATGATCCGGCGGGCCCTGGTGCCGGCCGGGGTGGAGCTCTGCTCCATATGCTCGGTACACACCGGGGGTTGCTCCGAGGACTGCGCCTTCTGCGCCCAGTCCACCCGGGCCCCTGGGGGGGCAGTGGTGGACCTGGACCTGGACTCGGTGATCTCCATGGCCCGCAGGGCCCGGTCCTTCGGGGTGGCCCGGTTCTCCCTGGTCTCCTCGGGGCTCAGGGCCCCCGGATGGGTGGTGGACCTGGCGGTCCAGGCGGCCCCCATCCTCCGGGACATGGGGCTCTCCCCCTGCGTGTCCCTGGGGATGTTGGACCGGCGGGATCTACTGCGGCTCCAGCTGGCCGGGGTGGAGCGGATCCACTGCAACCTGGAGGCCTCCCCCGCCTTCTTCCCCAAGGTCTGCTCCACCCACTGGTGGGGGCAGAAGATGGAGTTCATAAGCATGGCCCGGACCATGGGGTTCCAGGTCTGTTGCGGTGGCATCATCGGCATGGGGGAGGGCTGGGAGGACCGGCTAGCCCTGTCGGTCTGGAGCCGCCGGCTGGGGGCGCAATCCTTCCCGGTGAACGTTCTGGATCCCATAGGGGGGACCCCCCTGGAGGGGGCCGCCCCCCTTCCCCCCGAGGACTTCCTCCGGTTCGTCTGCGTCCTGCGCTACATCCATCCCACGGCGAGGATCCGGATCGCCGGTGGGCGTCGGCTCATCCGCCCCATGGACCGGCGCTCCCTGGAGGGGCCGGTGGACTCCCTCATGACCGGCGACTACCTGACAACCCGGGGGGTGTCCTTCCAGGAGGACCTGGAGATGATCTCCTCCCTTGGGCTGGCCCCGGTGATGGCTCGGTGAGCGGCGCCTTCTGGATCCTTGGCACCGGGACCGACGTGGGGAAGACCCACCTGTCCTGCCTGATCCTCCGGGCCGCCGGCGCCATGGGGCGGCGCTGGGGCTACTTCAAGCCCGTGGGCACCGGGGTCCGGCTGGTGGACCGGGTGCCCATGCCGGAGGACGGGGTGGCGGTCTCCCGGGTCACCGGCGCGGACCCAAGGGACCTGGTGGGCCTATGGTTCCGCTTCCCCGCCTCGCCCCACCTTTCCGCCTCCCTGGAGGGGGCCTCCATAGGGCCCAGGGAGGAGGCGCTGGTGAGGGACCGGCTGGACCTGGTTATCCGGTCCCACCCGGTGACCCTCATCGAGGGGGCCGGGGGGGCGGCGGTACCCCTGGGGGATGGGCTCATGCTGGCCCACTGGGTGGCCCGATGGGGTCATCCCGCCGCCCTTGTGGCCCCCGGGGGCCTTGGGACCTTGAGCTGTGTGGTGACCGGCCTGGAGTACCTACGGTCCCTGGGGGTGGACGTACGGTGCGTCGTCCTGAACCGTTTCGACCCGGAGGACCCGATCCACCGGGACAACGCCCGCTGGATCCGGGACAACTGTGGGGTCCCGGTGTTCACCGTGGCCCCGGAGGGGTCTCACGGGGACCTGGTGGGGGAGTGGATGGAGACCTTCATGGAGGTGATGGGGCTTGAGGATGAGTAGCCTGGTGGAGCGGGATCTAAGGGTCAACTGGCATCCCTGCACCCAGATGGCGGACCACCAAGATTTCCCCCCCCTGGTGGTCACCTCCGCCAGGGGGGTGTGGCTCCACCTGGAGAACGGGGGCCGTCTCCTGGACGGCATATCCTCCTGGTGGGTGAACCTCTTCGGCCACTGCCACCCACGGTTGTTGAGGGTCCTGGCGGATCAGGCCTCCCGGCTGGACCACTGCATGTTCGCCTCCCTCACCCACCCCTGGGCGGTGGAGCTCTCCGAGCGGCTCACCGCCCTGTCGGGCCTCCATCGGGTCTTCTACGCGGACAACGGGTCCTCCGCGGTGGAGCTGGCCATGAAGATGGCCTACCACTACCAGGTCAATCTTGGGCACCCGGAGCGGAAGTTGTTCGCCCACCTGTCGGGTAGCTACCACGGGGAGACCCTGGGGGCCTTGAGCGTGGGAGACCTGGGGCTATACGGGGAGCCCTACCGGGGTATAACCCGCCGCAATCTGAGGCTAGAGGGTCCCAACTGTGTCGACTGCTCCTACGGAGGTACGCGGAGCTTCTGCTCCCTTGAGTGTCTCAAGAGGGACGTGGCAACCCTCGAAGCGGCCGCACCGGAGGTCTGTGCGGTGATCGTGGAGCCCCTGGTCCAGGGGGCGGCGGGGATGAGGATGTACCCCGCCGGATACTTCCGGGGGCTCCGGGAGGCGGCGGGGCGCCTGGGGATCCTCTTCATCGACGACGAGATAGCCATGGGGTTCGGCCGGACCGGAAGGATCTTCGCCTACCAGCACGCGGGGGTGGTGCCGGACCTGGTGTGCCTATCCAAGGGCATAACCGGCGGGATGATGCCCTTCTCGGCGGTGCTGGCCACCGAAGGGATCTACCAGGCCTTCTACGGAGGGGGCCTGGAGCGGGCCTTCCTCCACAGCCACAGCTACTGCGGCAACCCCCTGGGGTGTGCCCTGGGGATAGAGGTGCTGAAGATGCTGGAGGATATGGAGGTAACGGCCCTGGTGGGACGACTCGGGGATCGCCTCGTGGACCTGATGGAGCGATACTTCAGGCCCTTTAGGTACACATGGGACATTAGGTCCTTGGGGCTGGTGGGGGCGGTTGAGTTGCGCCGTCCCGACGGATCTCTCCTGCCGCCTCAAATGAGGCTAGGGCGACAGATCGGGCTTGAGTGCATGAGGCGGGGGGTGCTCTTGAGGCCCCTGGGGGATGTCATCTACTTCCTCCCGCCGTACGTTATAGGGGAAGACGAGCTGGAACTAATGGTCAGGACCGCATGCCAGGCGGCGGAGAGGGTGCTCGAAGGGGCAGATCTTTAAAACGGGAAGGGGGGGCATAGCCCCCCTTCTAATCGCCCTCCCTCAGGGCCAAGTGGCCGTCACGGATACCCTCGCCTTCTGCTGGGGAAACTGCCCCTCCTTGAGGTTAGGATAGAACCGGTACGTGCCGCTGGGAAGCCTGAACCCTATGGCCTCTGCACCGGTGCTGAAGGAGGCGGATACGGGACCCTCGATCCAGAACCCATCCCCATCGCAGGTGACGTTGGTTATCGTGGCGGTGACCCCCGCGGGGACAATTAAGGGCGTTGACGTCAGCTCCGCGTTCCTCCCCGCGCGCCTCTAACCTGGGTGCCCGATCCGGTGCCACTTCCCGCCAGGGCGGACCCGGCCACCAACAGCACCAGCACCATCGCAAGTGCCAAACTGGTTCCCCTCATGGTTATCGTCCCCGATCCTGAATATTCAGATTGTTATACGAGAAGTCTCTGGACATGTAAAGCCCCCCTTCCGCGGATGGGGGGCGGTAAGCCAGGTTATCAGATGGCGCCGTTCAGCCTCTGGAGCAGATCCTGTCGGTCCCGGTGGACCAGCATGACCACGTTGACCGTCTCAAGCACGTCCCCCACGGGCTCGAAGAGCCCGTCGTAGATGGTGTCGTTCAGGTGCTTGGCCACCCGCTCCTCGCAGGCCACCAGGTCCACCCGGTTCCACATGTGTTCCGCGAAGCTCAGCGGGTCGTTATCTATCTCAACCACCCTTGCCCCCCGGGACTTGAGGATGGATATGAGGTTGCCGGTGCCCCCCCTCTGGACCCCAACGGACATCCCCTTCATGTCCCGGAGGGATCCCAGGTCCCTGGTCCTTCCGAGACCGTCCTTCCGGGAGGCGTAGATGCGGGTCTTGAAGGTCCCGTAGGGCCTGGTGGCCGCCACGGGGAAGCTGTCGAAGTAGGAGTTCGGCCAGCCGGCGTTCAGGATGACGTCTATCCGGCCCTCCACAAGCAGGGGGAAGACCTGGTCCCACGGGGCACCGATGAAGTCCCCATTTAGCCCCAGGGCGGAGGCGGCCTTCCGGGCCACCTCCACGCTTATCCCCTTGGAGGTCCCCTCGGACAGGTAGACCCAGGGGGCGTAGGAGTCGTCGTGGCCGAAGGTGATCCTCCCCGGGACGGAAGCGGCGGACCGGATCTTGAGGAACCGATCGAAGTTCCTCCTGGCCTCCTTGGCGTACCGCTCCAGGCCGGAGAAGAGGGACCTCCGCTTGGCCTCCTGGGCGGTGGACACCTCCACCGCCTCGCTTATCTTGTGTCCGATGGCGCAGGTCCTCTCCAGCACCGCCCCCTCGATCTCACCCTGTTCCTCCACCCGCCTGGATATGTCCTGCAACTTCGTGGAGGAGGCCCTGAGGTTCGCCATGGAGCCCTTGAGGGTCCTGGCCCCCTCCAGGATCTCCTGGACCGTGGCCTCCTTCAGCTCCCGGAAGGTCGCGATCCCCTCCTGGGTTTCCTGGGTCTTCTTGGACAGCATCTCCATCAGGGAGGCGATCCTCTTGGTTATCCCGGTGCTCTCCGCCGCCAGCTTCCGCACCTCGTCGGCCACCACAGCAAAGCCCTTGCCGTGCTCCCCCGCCCGGGCGGCCTCGATGGCGGCGTTGAGGGCCAGCAGGTTGGTCTGCTTGGCCACCCGCTCGATGCCGTTGAGCATCTCCGCCACGTCCTTGGCCACCGACGCCAGGGAGGCCACCAGCCCCTGAACGTCCTCGAAGGACCGGTTCATCTCGTCCAGGGACCTGGTGGCCCGCTCCATCATGTCCGTGCTCCTGTCCCCGTCCTGGACCGCCATCTCCAGGCTGCCCTTCATGGACTCCACGTCCCTTATGACCTCCGCCATCCGCCTGCGGCTGCTCTCCATCTCGTTGCAGGCCTTGTCCAGCGCCAGCCGCCCCTGGTCTAGCTCCCTCAGGAGCCCCGAGGAGTCAGCGCTAGCCAGCGCCACCGCCAGATGCTGCTCCCGGAGGAACGACCTCAGCAGCCCGTCCAGGTCCGACAGGGCCTCTATCATCTGATCGGCCGATGCGCCGCCCCCGTCGCCGGAGGGCAGGCCGAGCCCGGGTCTCTGATCCATCTCCACTCCCCCTCACCGTAGGGTAGTCCATGCAAATTCTCACACGGATCCACCCCAAGAGGTACCTCAACGGTTTACACCCCCGGTGGCACCGGTTGACCTAAATGAAAAGGGAGGGGGTCACCCCCCTCCCGCCAGATGACCTCTATCACTAGCGGCTGAAGGTCACCCTGAAGTCCCCCTCCGGGGTCTCCTCGAAGCTGACCTTGAGGCCCTTCGACGTGCCGAACCGGATCACGTTCTCCCTGGAGGTCACGGTGCTCACCAGCACCGTC from Thermanaerovibrio acidaminovorans DSM 6589 includes:
- a CDS encoding PTS transporter subunit EIIC — protein: MQAGGAIFDNLPLVFAIGVAVGFAFDGAGAAALAGAVGYLTLTKAMVTINKDINMGVLAGILSGIVAGQLYNRFHHIKLPDFLGFFGGKRFVPIASAGVSIVLALIFGFIWPPIQQAIHGVGNWIVGAGLIGAFAFGALNRLLLPFGLHHVINSMVWFVFGSFTDKAGKVVTGDLSRFFAGDPTAGTFMTGFYPIMMFALPAAALAMYTTARSENRKAVSGILLSVALTSFLTGITEPIEFAFMFLAPALYVAHSILTGVSLAICEALGIHHGFGFSAGAIDYFLNYGLATKPFMLIPIGLAFGAVYYFLFVFMIKAMDLKTPGREEAASGRTASASTPEEIDQLAKLYIDSLGGAANIATLDSCITRLRLTVKDGKLVLEEEIRRLGATGIIRPNDRDMQIVVGTKADLIAGAIKRRLKG
- a CDS encoding glycosyl hydrolase family 18 protein is translated as MIRALFMALAGLVLPLILVPGAVGSEGVPAEQRAVEVPLYVSTLGDRPVRFGSAIQDGERLLFPLSVLRRTGANVAFNQESKLVVMEVQRSPLIDFPVPAEGMRLTAPGRSVNGDVYMDVAGFEPVLGIAFQPLDDGVVLMRASSRGELPLRSPLGNQIQHPFSLVWDPLYRTDPHQDPSFPPVSVVSPSWFRIRPDGEVEFKGRASYVEGAHRLGAQVWPLVNNGFDPSATKTFLNDPAAVNRAVARLAAYAMLFGVDGFNLDFENMDPADRDAYSAFVQAVAERMRPLGRKTSVDVTVESTSAFWSRCYDRRALGEAADYVMVMTYDEHWGRSPVAGSVASLPWVQRGVEGLLRSVPAEKLLLGLPFYTREWEETQTQSGVKVRSKALSMAAAEARVRDNSASLTWLEEAGQMYAEYRSGGKRYRIWLEDERSLALKSSLVPRYGLAGVAAWRRGFERPEVWAAIHNTIGAAAARSRVSTAQ
- a CDS encoding sodium ion-translocating decarboxylase subunit beta, translating into MAHQLLLYFGKTLSAFTYKELVMILVGLGLIYLAVVKDFEPNLLLSMGFGTILVNIPFSSALDQLVDGKLSEGALSLLFNLGIATELFPLLIFIAVGAMCDFSPLISNPRMFVFGLAAQGGIFLTMGLALLMGFDINEAASIGIIGAADGPTSIYVSNRFAPHLLGPISVAAYTYMALVPLIQPPVIKLLTTRSERAMRMTYVQRDVSRFKLIAFPIVITVAASIVAPPSAALIGFLMFGNLLRVSGVTERLSQAAQNELANIVTILLGFTIAATMTGERFVNPSTLLIISMGLVAFVLDTACGILMAKGLNLFLPKHLKVNPMVGAAGISAFPMSARTIQKLGQEADPGNFLLMHAVGANVSGQIGSVLAGGLLLALLS
- the bioD gene encoding dethiobiotin synthase, with protein sequence MSGAFWILGTGTDVGKTHLSCLILRAAGAMGRRWGYFKPVGTGVRLVDRVPMPEDGVAVSRVTGADPRDLVGLWFRFPASPHLSASLEGASIGPREEALVRDRLDLVIRSHPVTLIEGAGGAAVPLGDGLMLAHWVARWGHPAALVAPGGLGTLSCVVTGLEYLRSLGVDVRCVVLNRFDPEDPIHRDNARWIRDNCGVPVFTVAPEGSHGDLVGEWMETFMEVMGLEDE
- a CDS encoding biotin transporter BioY, coding for MHSISASSSRTRHWVLAGLFAALTAVGAFIRIPIPYVPFTLQFFFCALSGILLGSRWGFASQVIYVLMGLSGLPVFTAGGGPSYVFQPTFGYLVGFCLGGYLTGLIWERAKARNFLWAYLAALGGLAVIYLVGVPYLWMIVDMYLGKGRGVAWAVKVGFLTPIGGDLVLCALIAMVALRLDKLGVRLVRG
- the bioB gene encoding biotin synthase BioB; this encodes MSLAISAARSVLCGGSIHVEDALELLSCPLEELEEGARMIRRALVPAGVELCSICSVHTGGCSEDCAFCAQSTRAPGGAVVDLDLDSVISMARRARSFGVARFSLVSSGLRAPGWVVDLAVQAAPILRDMGLSPCVSLGMLDRRDLLRLQLAGVERIHCNLEASPAFFPKVCSTHWWGQKMEFISMARTMGFQVCCGGIIGMGEGWEDRLALSVWSRRLGAQSFPVNVLDPIGGTPLEGAAPLPPEDFLRFVCVLRYIHPTARIRIAGGRRLIRPMDRRSLEGPVDSLMTGDYLTTRGVSFQEDLEMISSLGLAPVMAR
- the bioA gene encoding adenosylmethionine--8-amino-7-oxononanoate transaminase, with the protein product MSSLVERDLRVNWHPCTQMADHQDFPPLVVTSARGVWLHLENGGRLLDGISSWWVNLFGHCHPRLLRVLADQASRLDHCMFASLTHPWAVELSERLTALSGLHRVFYADNGSSAVELAMKMAYHYQVNLGHPERKLFAHLSGSYHGETLGALSVGDLGLYGEPYRGITRRNLRLEGPNCVDCSYGGTRSFCSLECLKRDVATLEAAAPEVCAVIVEPLVQGAAGMRMYPAGYFRGLREAAGRLGILFIDDEIAMGFGRTGRIFAYQHAGVVPDLVCLSKGITGGMMPFSAVLATEGIYQAFYGGGLERAFLHSHSYCGNPLGCALGIEVLKMLEDMEVTALVGRLGDRLVDLMERYFRPFRYTWDIRSLGLVGAVELRRPDGSLLPPQMRLGRQIGLECMRRGVLLRPLGDVIYFLPPYVIGEDELELMVRTACQAAERVLEGADL
- a CDS encoding GntR family transcriptional regulator, translating into MTLHKESPVPLYYQLKERLLRKIEQGELKPGDPIPSERELCEIYQISRMTAAKAVSALVNEGVLVRQRGIGTFVAQPKPPCSSSRLGGFTDNIREAGLSSRTVIISFEEEAADGSLPERLMIQKGSPVLSVLRLRLVEEEPFSLEHAWIPKERFPDLSRELLEGDSLYRLFREHLRRPPVLARQTIEPVLASDYEARMLEVPPRCPVLLFRRVALDETGLPLEFSKCIYRGKRFLYEITFSI